DNA sequence from the Cucumis melo cultivar AY chromosome 6, USDA_Cmelo_AY_1.0, whole genome shotgun sequence genome:
TTCCGATTCCGCCGCACGAAGAAACCTCTGGACAGTTGCGAACGATGCGGCCGTTCTTCCACCAGAAGCTCTTCCCATCTTCGGCCGATTTCTCCACCATTGAATGTCCTCCAAGTACGCTCTTCTTCGAACCCAATCTTCCTTCTCACTCTCAGATTGCCTTAAAAAATTTCTCTGCGTTGGAGTGTGACAACGGTTTTCTCTCTACACAACCAAAAAGTCCTTCTCTAAGTCTCTTGGTTGGTATTGGACAATGGCGGAGAAGGTAATGGTGATTGGCGTCGATGAAAGTGAGCACAGCTTCTACGCTTTGGATTGGACGCTTCAACATTTCTTTGGGCCTAACGCCACTCCTTACAAGCTCACTATTGTCAACGCTACACTTCCCTCGACCCCTCATGGAGTCGCATTCCTAGGTATAACTCATTCGATTCTTCCGAAATTCGATTTGCTTTTCCACCTAGTCTTTTCTGAAATTGAAGAATAAGTTATAAATTAGAATTTATTTTGATTCTTGAATGACGGTATCAACCATAGAGAAAACTGAATTTATCGACCTTCTTGATGAGAGAGtgatattattttatttggattcTTGCTATGTACAATTACAGCCAATCAAGGAATCTGTATACATTTTGAGACCGCTCATTTCTTGTTGTTCTGTAAATGATTCGTTTAGGGGATGGTATTGAATGAAAATCAAATCTTTCTACCTTTGCATTTCTTCTCATAATCGAGTTTAACATTTTCCCAAATGATTGTCAAATGTTGATATACAGGGTCCCCGAATTTGATGCCCACGATCGATGCAGATTTAAAGAAAACTAATAGCACGGTTCAAAGAGCGAAGGATATATGCATCGAACACAAGGTAAAATTGACTTTCCCTTAGAAATCTTATGATTGTATCATTTATCTTCATATAGAACTGTCAACTTAAAAAGTTGTCTTCCATTCTCATTGACGATTGAATTAGTTGTTTACAAAATCAAACTTGGACTTGGATAGTATTTCTAAATCTTGCACATTCTGATTAACTGTAAAGAAACTTCTTGCACCACCCAAAGAAAATGGATTAGAATTATGGGTTGTTTGAGAGGTATGAATGCACTTAGGACGGAACATGAGGGTTGAACGAGAATGAGATCGTGTAGTGTCAAAGTGATGGGAAAGAGAGTTATGTTGAAAACTGTGATGAGGGATTGAGCTTGGTATTATAAACTGGATCCACAACTCCATCTGGGTACACTTGCGTTATGCAGATCTCCTTGTGCCTCTATAGAATACATGTCTAGAGGGCATGCTTGAATAGACTTTCGAAGTATGTAAAATGCTGTTCCTAAGCACTTGGGATGTTAATCCAAACAAACCCTGAAACGCTCATGGACCACCTACTTTGCATGTTAAATCACTGTTTGACCTAAAAAATTGAAGATGAAggtaaatttatagttttatcaTCCAACGCTCCTCTCATTTGTGGACTTGAAATATGTAGAAGACCTAGTAGATGAAAATCCATGCTAACTAGATATCCTAAACTACCTACTCTACATCATGTCAAACCACTAACTAATTCCAAAGCTTAAGCTTATGTGTAAAGACAAATTCAATATTATATAATCTAACACATGTTGAGTTAAAAATGGTTGAGATTCGTGTATTGAGCTATCCAGAGTTTGAGTTGAAACTGGAGCACCATTTAGTCTGCAAATTTTTTTAACATAACCATTTAGCGTGCTCATTGAGATAGCTTCTGCCATGTAGGTTCAAAGCGTGGAGACTGAAGTTGTGGAGGGTGATGCCAGACATGTATTATGCGATTCTGTAGACAAGTTCCATGCATCCATTTTGGTTGTTGGAAGTCATGATTATGGAGTAGTAAAAAAGTAAGAACTCCTTGGTAAACTATACAAGAATTTGGCTGACTTGTCACGTATATAGGTAGTTTTGCCTTGCTTCTAAGTTGTAGTTTCTAGTTTTCAATTCTCACCCATTTGAATGGAAATACTCTACAAAGAAGCAAAAAGAACTAAGTAGAGCTTTGATCCAACATGTCAGAAGTGTTTTCTGATGTTCTTGTTGTACAGGATGGGACTGGGCAGTGTTAGTGACTACTGTGCTCAGCATGCTCATTGCTGTGTCATGATTGTGAAGAGGCCACCCAAGCCCATGAGCTAAACATCCCCATCTAGAACGAAGGATCTCTGAATTTGGAGATTTCAAATCAAATAGCAGCTGAGTTTCAATTAGGGACTCGTAGCAAATGAACCATAGTATTGGTAGATACAACTTATACAAATTACGATAAGTTATGCTTTATTTGTAATTCATTAAAAATATTGGTATGAACTTAAATAGTAGCCTACGAGTCTTTCTTATTGCAATTTTCCTTTTCATTATATTATTAATCAACTTAGATATGTTTTATGTTATAAAATTTTGTAACATCTGGTCtattatacaattttttttttaatttaacaaaaaatataagtgttcataattctaaaaataaattttggaaCACGGTATAAAAAACATAGTTATATAGAGCTGAAAGATTATTTGTTAAATCCATTTGATCAAtgaatttgaaaacataaaataaatacaCCAACTTTACAATATCAATACGCATTGATTTGATTTACCTAAATGTCTAATAAATAAGAGCTTTCAAGTTGTATCTGACAAACATTTAGTTGATTTGTTCattaaattctaattttaaactttaatgAGTAGTAGGTTCATAATGAGCATATAATCATTAAATTCTTAAACTTTAATGAACAATATCTCCCTTGAAATCTGTtctaaaatagaattgaaaaatatttacgaaaaaTTTTAATCTATAGAGTTCAAAAATTTTACTATTGCGAATTATTCTACGTCATTGAAttcttattaaaatttcaagTACATTCTTTTGCTCAGAAATGTACAATATCCAACCTACTAAAACAACAAATGACTCGtcattgaaaaataaaaatcgtACAAATAATTCCCATATTAAATTTTATGGAATGTTTTGAGTGGAACAAAATTACTGGATCTAGCTAACCCGGAATAACTCTATGAACAACCTAAccaattaaaaaattaaaaaaaaaaactttaatattGAGTGCAAATTGAATCCTGGCCCcaaacaaaatttcataacCAAAGTTAAAGTTCCCCAAGACCACTTTGAATGAAGAAAAGTAGAAAACCATCCGCTGTTGACATTATAAAAATAGAGATTCATTAGGCATAAAAATAAACTTCTGCACTCACCAGAACATAAGCTCCCAGTAAACAAGGTCAAAACAAGGAAACCcaaaataaaccaaaacaaaaacagCCCAAACCATCCAAATTCAAATGTCATGAGAAAAAGGCAAATATAGTAGAAACTAATAATGCTACATGAAGCATTCTGCTCCAAAGTTTTGTTCTTTCAGCACTTGACTTCCTTCAAACCAGGGGCAATGTATAAGAATGTTGGGTCAGTAGCTCCTTCCTTGTAGTATGCAAATACCATTGCGCTATCATCGGCCATACTCTCCCCAACGAAGCTGCAAAAGAGAATAGAGTTTGTAAGGAATCATTCTAATGATTTAAAAAATTGATGTAGAATGAGTCCATGCCTATCAGTTCTTACCAAACACAAATTCAGAATTATCATACGCATGAATCATTTGTTTTATTTACTACTCTAAGCTCTGTTGGTGTTGGTTTTCAAGTTCAATCCTCTTTCCCATACATAAATTTCGGACAATGATCAGTTTAGTACCAACTTTTAGAAGGGTGAGTTCATAAAACAGTCACTTGGTTGGCACTGTTGGTGCTTTTAGGAGAAGTAGTCAAGTGCTTTAAGCAGTATCATACTTGCTCAAGAGTTGTTCCACAGTTTAGGACACCACAAGCACAATGCAAAACATTCTAAATGTACAACAATAACCAAACTGACCATAATTTGTTGGATTTGGTTTTCCTAAACCAAAGGATGCAGCAAAAACAAAATCTTTggttcaacaaaaaaaaaaaaaaaaagacacagATAACTGCAGAAGTACTTACAATTGCAAGTCCTTGACCTTTGGAAGCAGGTACTTAACTGCTCCCTCAATTTTATTCTTAAATGCCTCTTGTTGCTCTCCTTGCAGCAAAGGTGTCAATTTTTTGATATACTTCTTGATGCATGAGAGGAAAACCTTTTTGTCCATGGAAGGTTGCTCCTGGAAACCCAAATTGACAAAAACCAATACATAAATCCTGTTCAAATGCTTTCAATAACCCTTGAAAATCAGGAGCATGCCTACCTGAAGACGGAAGGTGTCAACAATGTCGACCACCTTCACAGCCTGATCATCAACACCTTCATCTTCACCGCCACCTTCAGCTGAAGGATTAGCACCAATATCCACATCAACTGCTCCTTTAACGACCCACTACAGTAAAACAAGGTAAGAAAAGAGTAAAACATTGTGCTGAATATCCATCCAATTTAACTAACATACTTTGCTTCTTTAATTAAAAACTTGGTACCATTAAGATACAACCTTCTTTCCAATAAAAATTGTTCCTAAGtcgaaaaaaagataaaaatagaaaagaaataaCTAACCTTTCCTTCAACTTCCCAAATCATTCCATTCTCAATTTCCTTGTATGGAAACGAATCCGAGAGAAGCTCGTCACCTGATATGAAAATTGAAATAAGTCCACAATGTAAATGAATGAAACCCAAAGAAATATTACTGCAATAACATCAAATCATCTAGAAGATAATCACTCATGAGGAATACACTTATTCAATCATAGAATTGAAGAGGAAATAACCCAATACCCAATCTTCAATACTCAAACTTCATCTCCTAATATCTATGCataactcaaaaaaaaaaaaaaaacacaatattTTCATCCCAAAACACAATCTCAGTTATTAGATATTCCAACCACAAGAAACAGCTGTCTTC
Encoded proteins:
- the LOC103483847 gene encoding universal stress protein PHOS32-like, translated to MAEKVMVIGVDESEHSFYALDWTLQHFFGPNATPYKLTIVNATLPSTPHGVAFLGSPNLMPTIDADLKKTNSTVQRAKDICIEHKVQSVETEVVEGDARHVLCDSVDKFHASILVVGSHDYGVVKKMGLGSVSDYCAQHAHCCVMIVKRPPKPMS
- the TCTP gene encoding translationally-controlled tumor protein homolog, which codes for MLVYQDLVSGDELLSDSFPYKEIENGMIWEVEGKWVVKGAVDVDIGANPSAEGGGEDEGVDDQAVKVVDIVDTFRLQEQPSMDKKVFLSCIKKYIKKLTPLLQGEQQEAFKNKIEGAVKYLLPKVKDLQFFVGESMADDSAMVFAYYKEGATDPTFLYIAPGLKEVKC